Proteins co-encoded in one Paraburkholderia edwinii genomic window:
- the ligD gene encoding non-homologous end-joining DNA ligase, translating to MEPQLATLATTLPIGSKWLIENKYDGYRLLTRIDRGRVTLFTRGGQDWTTKFAEIAAESSSLSVDTAWLDGEIVVLVNDKPDFGALQEAISQRRSARIVYFVFDLLYLDGLDLRKIPLWTRRMRLRDVIGDGDDHVRFSEDFDAPAVQLLKAACEIGLEGILIKDRNAPYESGRTQSWLKGKCRLRQEFVVCGFTTPPASHELSGLILGYYSGTALRHAGHVGTGWDVKMADDLHKRLAKIEVPASPFDGPMVKERRWGEDRERSTG from the coding sequence ATGGAGCCGCAGCTGGCGACGCTCGCGACCACGTTGCCAATCGGCAGCAAATGGCTGATCGAAAACAAGTACGACGGGTACAGACTGCTAACCCGGATCGACCGTGGAAGAGTCACGCTTTTCACGCGCGGCGGGCAGGACTGGACGACGAAGTTCGCCGAGATAGCGGCCGAATCTTCCTCGCTATCCGTCGATACCGCATGGCTCGATGGTGAGATCGTTGTTCTCGTCAACGACAAGCCGGACTTCGGCGCCTTGCAGGAGGCAATCAGCCAGAGACGCAGCGCCCGGATTGTCTACTTTGTTTTTGATCTGCTCTACCTGGATGGCCTCGACCTGCGGAAAATCCCTCTGTGGACCAGGCGCATGCGCCTGCGAGACGTCATCGGGGACGGCGACGATCACGTGCGATTCAGCGAGGACTTCGACGCGCCCGCTGTACAACTCCTGAAGGCCGCATGTGAAATCGGGCTTGAGGGCATTCTCATAAAAGACCGCAACGCCCCATACGAGTCCGGACGTACGCAGTCGTGGCTAAAAGGCAAGTGCCGCTTGCGGCAGGAATTCGTTGTCTGCGGTTTCACGACGCCACCAGCGTCGCACGAGTTGAGCGGGCTGATCCTCGGCTATTACTCGGGCACCGCGCTTCGTCATGCCGGACATGTCGGCACCGGATGGGACGTCAAGATGGCCGATGACCTGCATAAGCGTCTGGCGAAGATTGAAGTCCCGGCAAGCCCTTTCGATGGCCCTATGGTGAAGGAGCGTCGCTGGGGGGAGGACCGCGAGAGGAGCACTGGGTAA